A window from Pyrococcus yayanosii CH1 encodes these proteins:
- a CDS encoding transcription elongation factor Spt5, translating to MAGKIFAVRVTQGQEENTARLIYSKARTYNLPLYAILAPSKVKGYIFVEAPHKSAVDEAIRGIRHARGVLPKDIPFKEIEHFLEEKPAVSGLEPGDIVELISGPFKGEKAKVVRVDEGKDEIVVELIGAIVPIPVTVRGEYVRLISKRQKE from the coding sequence GTGGCAGGAAAAATCTTCGCCGTTCGCGTAACGCAGGGGCAGGAGGAGAACACCGCGAGGCTGATATACAGCAAGGCTAGAACCTATAACCTGCCCCTCTATGCCATCCTAGCTCCCTCCAAGGTCAAGGGATACATATTCGTCGAGGCTCCTCATAAGAGTGCCGTTGACGAGGCCATAAGAGGGATACGACACGCAAGGGGCGTCCTGCCCAAGGACATTCCTTTCAAGGAGATAGAGCACTTCCTCGAGGAGAAGCCAGCCGTCAGTGGATTAGAGCCAGGAGACATCGTCGAGCTAATCTCCGGACCCTTCAAGGGCGAGAAGGCCAAAGTTGTCAGGGTGGATGAAGGCAAGGATGAAATAGTCGTGGAGCTCATAGGTGCCATAGTTCCCATCCCCGTTACCGTCAGGGGCGAATACGTTAGGCTTATAAGCAAACGTCAAAAGGAGTGA
- a CDS encoding 50S ribosomal protein L11: protein MAKQVVEVLVEGGKATPGPPLGPAIGPLGLNVKLVVDKINEATKDFAGMQVPVKIIVDPVTKEFEIEVGVPPTSQLIKKELGLEKGSGEPRHNIVGNLTMEQVIKIAKMKKAQMLALTLKAAAKEVIGTALSMGVTVEGKDPREVQREIDEGVYDELFEKAEKE, encoded by the coding sequence ATGGCAAAGCAAGTAGTTGAGGTGCTTGTCGAGGGAGGAAAAGCCACTCCCGGTCCTCCCCTCGGCCCAGCCATAGGACCCCTCGGCCTTAACGTCAAACTCGTCGTTGACAAGATAAACGAGGCCACTAAGGACTTCGCAGGAATGCAGGTGCCCGTCAAGATAATCGTCGACCCAGTCACGAAGGAGTTTGAAATAGAGGTCGGAGTCCCACCCACGAGCCAGCTCATCAAGAAGGAGCTCGGCCTCGAGAAGGGCTCGGGCGAGCCCAGGCACAACATAGTCGGAAACCTTACCATGGAGCAGGTGATAAAGATAGCTAAGATGAAGAAGGCCCAGATGCTTGCACTAACTCTCAAGGCCGCCGCCAAAGAGGTCATCGGAACGGCCCTCAGCATGGGAGTCACCGTTGAGGGCAAGGACCCAAGGGAGGTCCAGAGGGAAATAGACGAAGGGGTTTACGACGAGCTCTTTGAGAAGGCCGAGAAGGAGTGA
- a CDS encoding TIGR01177 family methyltransferase: MLYVELLGLLPDMARAEVKALLEIAGEGQIVGRDYLLLALKGSSSLFPFLERLGMAHEYGLLLFSAGDVEELLSKAREIEWPALIKGTFAVRREIMINCRHDVEGIERKLGAIIHGQGLSVNLSKPDTTVRVYCGESLWLGVRARLFKGKEFDTRKADRRPFSRPIALPPRLARAMVNLSRAKRELLDPFMGTGGMLIEAGLMGLKVYGVDIRPDMVEGAKINLEHYGIKDHVLKVGDATKLKELFPDKTFEAIATDPPYGSSTTLPMARDELYRRALESMAEVLEGYLAIAFPADFDAVSAAEDIGFKVIERFYQRVHSSLARYFYVMKT; encoded by the coding sequence ATGCTCTACGTGGAGCTGTTAGGCCTCCTACCCGACATGGCAAGGGCAGAAGTAAAGGCCCTCCTCGAAATCGCCGGAGAGGGCCAGATAGTCGGGAGGGACTACCTCCTCCTTGCCCTTAAAGGTAGCTCCTCCCTCTTTCCCTTTCTGGAGAGGCTCGGAATGGCCCACGAATACGGCCTCCTGCTATTCTCGGCCGGGGACGTTGAGGAACTCCTCTCGAAGGCCAGAGAGATAGAATGGCCTGCCCTGATAAAGGGCACCTTCGCCGTCCGCAGGGAAATCATGATCAACTGCCGTCACGATGTCGAAGGAATCGAAAGAAAGCTTGGAGCGATAATACACGGGCAGGGGCTTAGCGTGAACCTCTCAAAACCCGACACCACAGTCAGAGTCTACTGCGGTGAAAGTCTCTGGCTTGGCGTTAGGGCCCGGCTCTTCAAGGGAAAGGAGTTCGACACGAGAAAGGCGGACAGGCGGCCTTTCTCGAGGCCCATAGCCCTCCCGCCGAGACTCGCCAGGGCGATGGTGAACCTTAGCAGGGCCAAAAGAGAACTGCTCGACCCCTTCATGGGGACCGGTGGAATGCTTATAGAGGCGGGTCTCATGGGGCTAAAGGTCTACGGGGTGGACATAAGGCCCGACATGGTCGAGGGGGCCAAAATTAACCTAGAGCACTATGGTATAAAGGATCACGTCCTGAAGGTTGGGGACGCAACAAAGCTCAAAGAGCTATTCCCAGACAAGACCTTCGAGGCCATAGCAACCGATCCTCCCTATGGCTCCTCAACGACCCTTCCCATGGCCAGGGACGAACTCTACAGGAGAGCCCTTGAGAGCATGGCCGAAGTTCTAGAAGGTTACCTCGCGATAGCCTTTCCCGCGGACTTCGATGCCGTGAGCGCCGCCGAGGACATTGGATTTAAGGTTATCGAGAGGTTTTACCAGAGGGTTCACTCCTCCCTAGCCCGGTACTTCTACGTGATGAAGACCTAA
- a CDS encoding CDP-2,3-bis-(O-geranylgeranyl)-sn-glycerol synthase, which produces MILDALWYILPAYLANSSPVIFGGGAPIDFGRNFVDGRRIFGDGKTWRGFFGGLTAGTLIGIIQYFLRPYYYGSLKLAIKLSFLLALGALVGDLIGSFIKRRLNMPRGYPAVGLDQWGFLITALIFAYPVKTIPTGQVLFLLAITPVIHWAANVFAYKMGWKDVPW; this is translated from the coding sequence ATGATCCTCGATGCCCTCTGGTACATCCTCCCCGCATACTTAGCCAACTCCTCCCCGGTCATCTTCGGCGGTGGGGCTCCAATAGACTTCGGCAGGAACTTCGTGGACGGAAGAAGAATATTCGGCGACGGAAAGACATGGAGGGGATTCTTCGGCGGCCTAACAGCAGGAACGCTGATAGGTATAATCCAGTATTTTTTGAGGCCATACTACTACGGCTCCCTCAAACTGGCAATCAAATTGTCTTTTCTTCTGGCGCTTGGAGCCCTTGTAGGCGATTTAATCGGAAGCTTCATAAAAAGACGGTTAAACATGCCAAGGGGCTATCCTGCGGTCGGTCTCGACCAGTGGGGCTTTCTAATAACGGCCCTAATCTTCGCGTACCCCGTTAAGACAATCCCGACTGGACAGGTTCTTTTCCTCCTTGCCATCACACCGGTAATCCACTGGGCGGCCAACGTCTTCGCATACAAAATGGGGTGGAAAGATGTCCCCTGGTAG
- a CDS encoding TasA family protein, translating into MKKSLVLMVVLTIILAASWGTATFRDVAKSEGNTISTGEFNIKISKSGERFYDDLRLFTVKALKPGDETTITFYVKNQGDIPVSRIIMNITVQDIENKMSPAEKEVDNTPDVGELSKHLRITSFLAGNTRLPEVEGKTLAEIRGRPITIFSGRLEEEEILKVIIKVKLDENAGNECQTDSVNVDIKLIAEQ; encoded by the coding sequence ATGAAAAAGTCGTTAGTCTTAATGGTGGTGCTGACTATCATTCTTGCGGCCTCTTGGGGAACGGCAACCTTCAGGGATGTAGCAAAGTCAGAGGGCAACACCATCTCCACGGGAGAATTCAACATCAAGATAAGCAAGAGCGGTGAAAGGTTCTACGACGACCTAAGGCTCTTCACGGTGAAGGCACTAAAGCCCGGAGACGAAACTACAATAACCTTCTACGTGAAGAACCAGGGAGACATCCCCGTGTCCAGAATAATCATGAACATAACCGTGCAGGACATCGAGAATAAGATGTCACCAGCCGAGAAGGAAGTAGACAACACACCCGACGTTGGAGAGCTGAGCAAACACCTTAGGATAACCAGCTTCCTCGCCGGAAACACCAGACTCCCAGAAGTCGAAGGCAAGACACTCGCCGAAATCAGGGGAAGGCCAATAACCATATTCTCAGGCAGGCTGGAAGAAGAGGAGATACTAAAGGTCATCATAAAAGTAAAGTTGGACGAGAACGCGGGGAATGAGTGCCAGACGGACAGCGTTAATGTGGACATAAAGCTGATAGCCGAGCAGTAG
- a CDS encoding TIGR00296 family protein, translating into MYRIKDEWGEFLVRLARRAIEEYLKTGREIEPPEDTPPELWKKMGVFVTLNRHNVPPQMALRGCIGFPLPLYPLVKATIKAAIYAAVDDPRFPPVRLEEMDAITVEVSVLTPPELIEGPPEERPKKIKVGRDGLIVEKGIYSGLLLPQVPIEWGWDEEEFLAETCWKAGLPPDCWLDEDTKVYRFTAEIFEEEYPRGPVKRRSLVSP; encoded by the coding sequence ATGTATCGGATAAAGGACGAGTGGGGCGAGTTCCTCGTCAGGCTCGCGAGGAGGGCCATCGAAGAATACCTGAAAACGGGTAGGGAGATAGAGCCACCAGAGGATACTCCACCTGAACTTTGGAAGAAAATGGGAGTCTTCGTAACCCTAAATAGACATAACGTCCCGCCGCAGATGGCGCTAAGGGGATGCATAGGGTTTCCCCTACCCCTATATCCGCTCGTCAAGGCCACGATAAAAGCCGCAATATACGCGGCCGTCGATGACCCCAGATTTCCCCCCGTTAGGTTGGAGGAGATGGATGCAATCACGGTTGAGGTCAGCGTTTTAACACCTCCAGAGCTTATTGAGGGTCCCCCTGAGGAGAGGCCGAAGAAAATAAAGGTGGGCAGGGACGGCCTCATAGTGGAGAAGGGCATATATTCGGGCCTATTACTTCCGCAGGTGCCCATCGAGTGGGGCTGGGACGAGGAAGAGTTCTTAGCGGAGACCTGCTGGAAAGCTGGCCTTCCTCCCGACTGCTGGCTCGACGAGGACACAAAGGTTTACCGCTTCACTGCCGAGATTTTCGAGGAAGAGTATCCACGGGGTCCTGTGAAGAGAAGGTCATTGGTCTCTCCATAG
- a CDS encoding DHH family phosphoesterase, which produces MAVKDCPECDGAGKIKVGEKECEVCGGWGYVPADFKLSEHLKGYRNLEHFGVDEQVDEIPCPECHGKGVVPVYDTCPTCGGTGKVLACDICGRVKEPWEPGMETTWVCPECERKFKVVYVLDNACDYEDVEIGSYYKGIIDRVERFGVFVRLNKHVLGLIKKKDLLGKREYVPGQEIIVQVLDVRPDKREIDFLEAPLTKYREVHVKKELPVTEISQLNEGMAGKTVKIRGKVTQIQVTGGPTVFTLTDGTGITWAAAFEAPGVRAYPNINVGDIAEVIGKVSFHAGKIQIEVIDMARLWGPEAAEVKRKIEEELDRKAQPEDIGFLVQSEVLEKLKPKIMKAAFMIRRAIFEGRPILLRHHADTDGYTAGVALETAIVPLIESVAPDPDARWHLFKRRPSRAPFYELEDVLKDIIFMMEDHMRFGDELPLIVIVDNGGTSEDIPAYKRLKAYGVQIVVIDHHDPRDWISNDRAAVDEYIDVHVNPHHVKRGYYELTAGMLATEVARYVNPAVEDKIKHLPAIAGTGDRSKAPEFYQYLKYAKEKGLDEEDLKRISEVIDHEAYFWKFMDGRGIIEEILLITGNLERHRKLVNGIYPEVKEKQERVLRAVLPHVKSVVLPNGIRFNTIDVELYAPKFDYPSPGKLSGLIHDHFKDQYGEDSPILTLAYGPDFAVVRASDGMALYGFDLNAIVKVLQERLPDAGVEGGGHSYAGSIKFFEGKRKEVLEALAKEVLKLKRVAQ; this is translated from the coding sequence ATGGCAGTCAAGGATTGCCCTGAATGCGACGGGGCGGGCAAAATCAAGGTGGGCGAGAAGGAGTGCGAAGTGTGTGGCGGCTGGGGGTACGTTCCCGCTGACTTCAAGCTCTCGGAGCACTTGAAGGGCTACCGCAACCTCGAACACTTCGGTGTGGACGAGCAAGTCGACGAGATACCTTGTCCAGAATGCCACGGCAAGGGAGTCGTCCCAGTTTACGATACCTGCCCCACATGCGGTGGGACGGGTAAGGTTCTTGCGTGTGACATCTGTGGCCGCGTAAAAGAGCCCTGGGAGCCGGGCATGGAGACGACATGGGTTTGTCCTGAGTGCGAGAGGAAGTTCAAGGTGGTCTACGTCCTGGACAACGCTTGCGACTACGAGGACGTCGAGATAGGGAGCTACTACAAGGGCATAATCGACAGGGTGGAGAGGTTCGGCGTCTTCGTAAGGCTTAACAAGCACGTCCTCGGCCTGATAAAGAAGAAGGACCTCCTAGGCAAGAGGGAGTACGTCCCGGGCCAGGAGATAATCGTCCAGGTCCTCGACGTGAGGCCCGACAAGAGGGAGATAGACTTCTTGGAGGCCCCGCTGACGAAATACAGAGAAGTCCATGTCAAGAAAGAACTCCCAGTCACTGAAATCAGCCAGCTCAACGAGGGAATGGCCGGCAAGACCGTTAAGATAAGGGGCAAGGTTACACAAATACAGGTGACCGGCGGTCCAACGGTCTTCACTCTAACAGATGGAACGGGCATAACTTGGGCGGCCGCCTTTGAAGCGCCAGGAGTGAGGGCCTATCCTAACATAAACGTGGGAGACATAGCCGAGGTCATAGGAAAGGTCTCCTTCCATGCGGGCAAGATCCAGATAGAAGTCATAGACATGGCGAGACTCTGGGGGCCAGAGGCCGCGGAAGTCAAGAGGAAGATTGAAGAGGAACTCGACAGGAAGGCCCAGCCTGAAGATATCGGCTTCCTCGTCCAGAGCGAGGTTTTAGAGAAACTCAAGCCCAAGATTATGAAGGCTGCCTTCATGATTAGGAGAGCTATATTCGAGGGAAGGCCCATACTCCTGAGGCATCACGCGGACACTGATGGTTACACCGCAGGGGTAGCCCTTGAAACTGCAATAGTCCCGCTCATAGAGAGCGTGGCACCCGATCCAGACGCCAGGTGGCACCTATTCAAGAGGAGACCGAGCAGGGCCCCCTTCTACGAGCTTGAGGATGTGCTCAAGGACATAATCTTCATGATGGAGGACCACATGCGGTTCGGCGACGAGCTTCCCCTAATAGTTATCGTTGACAACGGGGGAACGAGCGAGGACATACCTGCATACAAGAGACTGAAAGCCTATGGGGTGCAGATTGTCGTCATAGACCACCACGACCCCCGGGACTGGATAAGCAATGACAGGGCTGCAGTAGACGAATACATAGATGTCCACGTGAATCCGCACCACGTCAAGCGCGGCTACTACGAGCTCACAGCAGGGATGCTGGCTACGGAGGTGGCTCGCTACGTGAATCCTGCCGTTGAAGACAAGATAAAGCACCTTCCAGCCATAGCTGGGACCGGAGACAGGAGTAAAGCCCCAGAGTTCTACCAGTACCTAAAGTACGCGAAGGAAAAGGGCCTTGACGAGGAGGACCTGAAGAGGATATCCGAGGTGATAGACCACGAGGCCTACTTCTGGAAGTTCATGGACGGCCGCGGAATAATCGAGGAGATACTCCTCATCACGGGCAATCTCGAAAGGCATAGGAAGCTCGTGAACGGCATATACCCAGAAGTCAAAGAGAAGCAGGAGCGCGTCCTGAGGGCGGTTCTCCCGCACGTCAAGAGCGTCGTCCTTCCGAACGGGATAAGGTTCAACACGATAGACGTCGAGCTCTACGCCCCGAAATTCGACTACCCGAGCCCCGGCAAGCTGTCCGGCCTCATACATGACCACTTCAAGGACCAGTACGGTGAAGACAGCCCAATTCTAACCCTCGCCTACGGACCTGACTTTGCCGTCGTCAGGGCATCCGACGGTATGGCCCTGTATGGCTTCGACCTAAACGCCATAGTCAAGGTCCTTCAGGAGCGCCTTCCGGACGCGGGCGTCGAGGGAGGCGGCCACAGCTATGCTGGCTCCATAAAGTTCTTCGAGGGTAAGCGTAAAGAGGTCCTCGAGGCCCTCGCGAAAGAGGTGCTCAAGCTGAAGAGGGTTGCCCAATGA
- a CDS encoding AAA family ATPase has translation MIDRAMWEEVLADYLELRVDYIRREINYSVPSVSRALAVIGPRRAGKTYFLFQIWDDVDPDRERSFYVNFEDPRLIGADARDLMEMLRVYYSIKYREKDYRFS, from the coding sequence ATGATTGACAGGGCTATGTGGGAGGAGGTTTTGGCAGATTATCTTGAGCTTAGGGTCGACTACATAAGACGAGAAATTAACTATTCAGTTCCTTCGGTGAGCAGGGCGCTGGCGGTGATAGGACCCAGACGGGCTGGGAAGACTTACTTTCTTTTCCAGATCTGGGACGATGTTGACCCTGATAGAGAAAGGAGCTTCTACGTGAATTTTGAAGACCCTCGCCTCATTGGTGCCGATGCAAGGGACTTGATGGAGATGCTCCGTGTTTACTACTCCATAAAATACCGAGAGAAAGATTACCGTTTTTCTTGA
- a CDS encoding protein translocase SEC61 complex subunit gamma, whose protein sequence is MAVSLDRVREFLKESKRVFLVTKKPSWKEYKMAAKITGLGILLIGIIGMLIRIIGILALGQ, encoded by the coding sequence ATGGCGGTCTCGCTGGACAGGGTTAGAGAGTTCCTAAAAGAGTCCAAAAGGGTGTTCCTGGTAACGAAGAAGCCCAGCTGGAAGGAGTATAAGATGGCCGCGAAGATAACCGGCCTAGGCATCCTCCTAATAGGTATTATCGGAATGCTAATAAGAATAATAGGGATTCTCGCACTTGGGCAGTGA
- a CDS encoding ATP-binding protein encodes MLGLLREYLEWGGYPEVVLEQRLRRNILKEILDATIYRDVVERWKVSNLKAFRLLLHFLAKSSHTSATKLHKTMKSLGIDAGKGTIINYVEYLSDAMILFPLRAFEKSEKKKELLGFKPYFVDTGLLTVQGVSDMGRLLENLVFVELLKRGFEPNGDFFYYRTLSGREVDFLIPGKKSSFR; translated from the coding sequence ATGCTTGGTCTTCTAAGGGAGTATTTGGAATGGGGAGGTTATCCTGAAGTCGTCCTCGAACAAAGGCTGAGAAGGAATATACTTAAGGAGATACTCGATGCAACCATTTATAGGGACGTCGTTGAGAGGTGGAAGGTTTCAAACCTCAAGGCGTTCCGCCTTCTTCTTCACTTTCTTGCAAAGTCGAGTCACACCTCCGCAACAAAGCTACACAAGACTATGAAAAGCCTTGGTATAGATGCGGGAAAGGGGACGATAATAAATTATGTCGAGTACCTTAGCGATGCCATGATTCTGTTCCCCCTCAGGGCGTTTGAAAAGTCCGAGAAAAAGAAGGAGCTCCTTGGCTTCAAGCCCTACTTCGTCGACACGGGTCTGCTAACTGTTCAAGGGGTTAGTGATATGGGCAGACTCCTTGAGAATCTTGTCTTTGTGGAGCTTCTTAAGAGGGGATTTGAACCTAACGGGGATTTCTTCTATTACAGGACGCTTAGCGGAAGAGAGGTCGATTTCTTAATACCTGGAAAAAAGAGCTCATTCAGGTAA
- a CDS encoding D-aminoacyl-tRNA deacylase, with the protein MKVIMTTKIDLASMNIRRHLIEGFGFKETEKSFDGNPVYEKGDTLILTTNDEMIYYDGLDRAIENQLGLKPEVIVFASRHSSEKKLPALTTHVTGNWGKALYGGKDGHLAIAIPGAMKLALLKMNELNDLGWTVCYEATHHGPSELEVPSLFIEIGSSEEEWINERAGEIIAETIMHILENYDKKKFKVAIGIGGGHYAPKQTKRALETELAFGHILPKYAQPVPKEMLLRAIERTAEPVEAIYVDWKGSRGETRQLARSLTEELGLEFIKD; encoded by the coding sequence ATGAAGGTTATCATGACAACGAAGATCGATCTAGCCTCGATGAACATCAGGAGGCATCTAATTGAGGGCTTCGGCTTTAAGGAGACGGAGAAGAGCTTTGACGGGAACCCGGTTTACGAAAAGGGCGATACCCTCATCCTGACGACCAATGACGAGATGATTTACTACGACGGCCTCGATAGGGCCATTGAAAATCAGCTTGGCCTAAAACCCGAAGTGATTGTCTTCGCCTCAAGGCACTCAAGCGAGAAGAAATTGCCGGCCTTGACGACCCACGTGACGGGTAATTGGGGAAAGGCCCTTTATGGAGGGAAGGACGGACACCTTGCAATAGCAATTCCGGGAGCTATGAAGCTAGCCCTCCTCAAAATGAACGAACTCAACGATTTAGGCTGGACCGTGTGCTACGAGGCAACACACCACGGGCCGAGCGAGCTCGAGGTTCCAAGCCTGTTCATAGAAATCGGCTCCAGTGAAGAGGAGTGGATCAACGAGAGGGCCGGCGAGATAATCGCCGAGACGATAATGCACATCCTTGAAAACTACGACAAGAAAAAATTCAAGGTCGCCATTGGCATAGGTGGAGGCCACTACGCACCCAAGCAGACAAAGAGGGCTCTCGAAACCGAGCTTGCTTTCGGCCACATACTGCCCAAGTACGCTCAGCCCGTCCCGAAGGAAATGCTATTAAGGGCCATAGAGAGGACGGCCGAGCCTGTTGAGGCCATATACGTGGACTGGAAGGGAAGTAGAGGCGAGACGAGGCAACTAGCTAGAAGCCTCACCGAGGAGCTTGGACTGGAATTCATAAAAGACTGA
- the ftsZ gene encoding cell division protein FtsZ, whose product MLKLVENVVERTSAENNRVPEVQAPQSDIEEELKKILEQIQAKIYVVGVGGAGCNTVNRMMEVGVQGAKIIAVNTDAQDLLKVRAHQKILIGKELTRGLGAGNNPKIGEEAAKESEREIRDALEGADMVFITCGLGGGTGTGAAPVIAEIAKKMGALTVAVVTLPFTVEGIRRIKNAEYGLEKLRKNTDTVIVIPNDKLMEVAPNLPIHMAFKVADEILVQAVKGITELITKPGLVNLDFNDVRAVMKDGGVAMIGIGESDSEKRALEAAQQALNSPLLDVDISGARGALISISGADVRLEEAQQIIELVTSKLDPEAQVIWGIQLEPELEKTIRVMVIVTGVTSPYAVAEEEPELPEEGEKKVIKLDLAEL is encoded by the coding sequence ATGCTGAAGCTTGTTGAAAACGTCGTTGAACGGACCTCCGCGGAGAACAATAGGGTTCCCGAGGTTCAAGCTCCACAATCCGACATCGAAGAAGAGCTTAAAAAGATATTGGAGCAGATCCAGGCGAAGATATACGTGGTTGGAGTCGGAGGAGCTGGCTGTAACACGGTCAATAGAATGATGGAGGTAGGCGTTCAGGGGGCCAAGATAATAGCCGTGAACACCGATGCCCAGGACCTCCTCAAGGTGAGAGCCCACCAGAAGATACTCATAGGTAAGGAGCTTACCCGCGGCCTTGGTGCTGGAAACAATCCCAAGATAGGTGAAGAAGCCGCCAAGGAGAGTGAGAGGGAGATTAGGGATGCACTCGAAGGGGCGGACATGGTCTTCATAACCTGCGGTCTTGGTGGGGGAACGGGAACGGGTGCCGCCCCAGTTATAGCTGAAATCGCCAAGAAAATGGGTGCCCTTACTGTCGCCGTAGTAACACTTCCCTTCACAGTTGAAGGGATAAGAAGGATTAAAAACGCCGAGTACGGCCTCGAAAAGCTTAGGAAGAACACGGACACCGTTATCGTCATCCCAAACGACAAGCTCATGGAGGTGGCTCCAAACCTGCCCATCCACATGGCCTTTAAAGTTGCGGACGAGATACTTGTCCAGGCCGTGAAAGGGATTACGGAGCTCATCACCAAGCCAGGTCTTGTCAACCTCGACTTCAACGACGTTAGGGCCGTCATGAAGGACGGCGGTGTGGCAATGATAGGCATTGGAGAGAGCGACAGCGAGAAGCGCGCTCTGGAGGCCGCCCAACAAGCTTTGAACAGCCCGCTTCTGGATGTCGACATAAGCGGTGCCAGGGGGGCCCTCATAAGCATAAGTGGCGCCGACGTCAGGCTCGAAGAGGCCCAGCAGATAATCGAGCTCGTCACCAGCAAGCTTGATCCAGAGGCTCAAGTCATCTGGGGAATACAGCTCGAGCCCGAGCTTGAGAAGACCATTCGTGTTATGGTCATAGTCACGGGGGTCACCTCGCCGTATGCAGTTGCCGAAGAGGAACCCGAGCTACCTGAAGAAGGGGAGAAAAAGGTTATAAAGCTGGACCTCGCCGAGCTCTGA
- a CDS encoding nucleotidyltransferase domain-containing protein: MPREKVVRVWDEREVIYPPKRWRYLWEKREKALKIMELLKDFDPHVYGSVARGDVRKGSDIDIVIPYRVSSYLIELALGDLVERRRIVMATPWHLIKGHIEIDEETTVTFFLVDPTDRELEFYRWGGMLDLWGVKTKQRVPGVNKKLILIIPTERGHIEREVVGRESEVAKILGVSVDIVEERVKVLTRRDRIGRTGIYLDEEVPDWKSFEEFLKELADRDPNIRRRVRESI; encoded by the coding sequence ATGCCACGCGAGAAGGTCGTGAGAGTCTGGGACGAGAGGGAAGTCATTTATCCGCCGAAGCGCTGGCGCTACCTTTGGGAGAAGAGGGAGAAGGCCCTGAAGATAATGGAGCTCCTCAAGGACTTCGACCCTCACGTCTACGGGAGCGTTGCGAGAGGGGACGTTAGGAAGGGCAGCGACATAGACATAGTAATCCCCTACAGGGTGTCGAGCTACCTCATAGAGCTGGCCCTTGGAGACTTAGTGGAGAGGAGGCGCATAGTAATGGCAACCCCCTGGCACCTCATAAAGGGCCACATAGAGATAGACGAGGAGACGACGGTGACTTTCTTCCTCGTTGACCCCACGGACAGGGAGCTGGAGTTCTACAGGTGGGGCGGCATGCTCGACCTCTGGGGCGTTAAAACCAAGCAGAGGGTCCCGGGTGTGAACAAGAAGCTCATCTTGATAATCCCGACGGAGAGGGGCCACATAGAGAGGGAAGTCGTCGGCAGAGAATCTGAGGTTGCCAAGATACTCGGCGTGAGCGTTGACATCGTGGAGGAGCGTGTGAAGGTCCTGACGAGGCGGGACAGGATAGGAAGGACTGGGATATACCTTGACGAGGAAGTTCCGGACTGGAAGAGCTTTGAAGAATTTCTGAAGGAGCTGGCCGACAGGGATCCCAATATAAGGAGAAGGGTCAGGGAAAGCATTTGA
- a CDS encoding type II toxin-antitoxin system VapC family toxin — protein sequence MEAFSKLYDTNVLIEAKKKGKLLLEGCTTVINLVEYPKGALLGLKVLYPSKKEYKLAFRISEELMKRGTPIPRVDIIVAAVAIRRGLVLVTKDRHFEYIKEVVPELKLELVD from the coding sequence ATGGAGGCGTTTAGCAAGCTTTACGACACGAACGTCCTGATAGAGGCTAAGAAGAAAGGAAAGCTCCTGTTGGAAGGTTGCACGACGGTGATAAACCTTGTTGAGTATCCTAAGGGGGCCTTGCTCGGCCTCAAAGTTCTGTATCCCTCGAAGAAAGAATACAAACTTGCGTTCAGAATTTCAGAAGAGTTGATGAAGAGGGGCACCCCGATTCCTAGGGTTGATATTATCGTTGCGGCAGTTGCTATTAGAAGGGGTCTTGTTTTGGTCACGAAAGATAGACACTTTGAATACATCAAGGAAGTTGTTCCAGAGCTAAAACTTGAGCTCGTTGATTAG